In the Thermodesulfovibrio yellowstonii DSM 11347 genome, one interval contains:
- a CDS encoding EAL domain-containing protein, which yields MISININAAISIFPKDGKSFKTLYERADITLQQTKKAGSGIIQFFDAAIEKEAEKLWEVFNLIKKASEEKLFTFYYQPYFYTKTLKIAGFEALVRIIDRDGKLYTPDFFIDYLENSQYLSSFENWAINEVTEKIKKWGTNISLNISGKTFSNPILIPILSEITSEIRNKLTIEITERIFINNPEYTMQILSDIKRMKNPPKIAIDDFGTGYSSMSYLRDLPIDIVKIDKSFIKDMVEDKKSLAIVETIIGLAKKLEKMTLAEGVETEKEFTILKTMDCDFVQGFLFSKPLPEKKIAV from the coding sequence ATTATCTCCATAAATATTAATGCAGCGATCTCTATTTTCCCAAAGGATGGAAAAAGTTTTAAAACCCTTTATGAAAGAGCTGATATTACCTTACAGCAAACTAAAAAAGCAGGGTCTGGGATAATTCAGTTTTTTGATGCTGCGATTGAAAAAGAAGCTGAAAAACTATGGGAAGTTTTTAATTTAATTAAAAAAGCCTCAGAAGAAAAACTGTTTACCTTTTATTATCAACCATACTTTTATACCAAAACTTTAAAAATTGCAGGATTTGAAGCTCTTGTGAGGATTATTGATAGAGATGGAAAACTGTATACTCCTGATTTCTTTATTGACTATTTAGAAAATAGTCAATATCTAAGCAGTTTTGAAAATTGGGCAATCAATGAAGTCACTGAAAAAATAAAAAAGTGGGGTACAAATATTTCTCTTAATATTTCAGGAAAAACTTTTAGTAATCCAATTCTTATACCTATTCTGTCAGAAATTACATCGGAAATAAGAAATAAACTTACAATAGAAATTACAGAAAGAATTTTTATTAATAATCCCGAGTATACAATGCAAATTCTTTCTGATATAAAACGAATGAAAAATCCACCCAAAATTGCTATAGATGATTTTGGAACAGGTTATTCATCAATGAGTTATCTTAGAGATTTACCCATTGATATTGTAAAAATAGACAAAAGTTTTATCAAAGATATGGTTGAGGATAAAAAAAGTCTTGCAATTGTTGAAACAATAATAGGTCTTGCTAAAAAACTTGAAAAAATGACTTTAGCAGAGGGAGTTGAAACAGAAAAAGAGTTTACGATTTTAAAAACAATGGACTGCGACTTTGTTCAAGGATTTTTATTTTCAAAGCCTCTTCCAGAAAAAAAGATTGCAGTTTGA